In Monodelphis domestica isolate mMonDom1 chromosome 3, mMonDom1.pri, whole genome shotgun sequence, the following proteins share a genomic window:
- the LOC103100694 gene encoding uncharacterized protein LOC103100694 isoform X1, translated as MRHLRLTGKPSGSPSTMGPVFFQKVGKAWPRFLLPVSLLILFLALVATEDHLVSTLKTLYEVEAPLSKKRILQTQGEGNTIESEFQDEPDSDSSEDEGSEDLGDEDEGENASEEEEEEEDSPFQKTGGELSTLHLDPRGRECVSAHM; from the exons ATGAGGCATCTCAGACTGACTGGAAAGCCCTCTGGGTCTCCAAGTACAATGGGTCCTGTCTTCTTTCAGAAAGTAGGCAAGGCTTGGCCCAG GTTCTTGCTACCTGTCTCTTTGCTGATCTTGTTTCTGGCTCTAGTGGCTACAGAAG ATCACTTGGTTTCCACTCTGAAGACTCTGTATGAAG TGGAAGCTCCGTTGTCAAAAAAGCGTATCCTGCAGACTCAGGGTGAGGGAAATACTATAGAGTCTGAGTTCCAAGATGAACCTGATTCTGACTCAAGCGAGGATGAAGGAAGTGAGGATCTTGGAGATGAGGATGAAGGTGAGAATGCATCAG aagaagaggaagaggaagaggattcCCCCTTCCAGAAGACTGGAGGTGAGCTCAGCACTCTCCACCTGGACCCCAGGGGAAGGGAATGCGTGAGTGCACATATGTAG
- the LOC103100694 gene encoding uncharacterized protein LOC103100694 isoform X3, which yields MRHLRLTGKPSGSPSTMGPVFFQKVGKAWPRFLLPVSLLILFLALVATEDHLVSTLKTLYEVEAPLSKKRILQTQGEGNTIESEFQDEPDSDSSEDEGSEDLGDEDEGENASEEEEEEEDSPFQKTGGL from the exons ATGAGGCATCTCAGACTGACTGGAAAGCCCTCTGGGTCTCCAAGTACAATGGGTCCTGTCTTCTTTCAGAAAGTAGGCAAGGCTTGGCCCAG GTTCTTGCTACCTGTCTCTTTGCTGATCTTGTTTCTGGCTCTAGTGGCTACAGAAG ATCACTTGGTTTCCACTCTGAAGACTCTGTATGAAG TGGAAGCTCCGTTGTCAAAAAAGCGTATCCTGCAGACTCAGGGTGAGGGAAATACTATAGAGTCTGAGTTCCAAGATGAACCTGATTCTGACTCAAGCGAGGATGAAGGAAGTGAGGATCTTGGAGATGAGGATGAAGGTGAGAATGCATCAG aagaagaggaagaggaagaggattcCCCCTTCCAGAAGACTGGAG GCCTATAA
- the LOC103100694 gene encoding ran GTPase-activating protein 1-like isoform X2, with translation MRHLRLTGKPSGSPSTMGPVFFQKVGKAWPRFLLPVSLLILFLALVATEDHLVSTLKTLYEVEAPLSKKRILQTQGEGNTIESEFQDEPDSDSSEDEGSEDLGDEDEEEEEEEEDSPFQKTGGELSTLHLDPRGRECVSAHM, from the exons ATGAGGCATCTCAGACTGACTGGAAAGCCCTCTGGGTCTCCAAGTACAATGGGTCCTGTCTTCTTTCAGAAAGTAGGCAAGGCTTGGCCCAG GTTCTTGCTACCTGTCTCTTTGCTGATCTTGTTTCTGGCTCTAGTGGCTACAGAAG ATCACTTGGTTTCCACTCTGAAGACTCTGTATGAAG TGGAAGCTCCGTTGTCAAAAAAGCGTATCCTGCAGACTCAGGGTGAGGGAAATACTATAGAGTCTGAGTTCCAAGATGAACCTGATTCTGACTCAAGCGAGGATGAAGGAAGTGAGGATCTTGGAGATGAGGATGAAG aagaagaggaagaggaagaggattcCCCCTTCCAGAAGACTGGAGGTGAGCTCAGCACTCTCCACCTGGACCCCAGGGGAAGGGAATGCGTGAGTGCACATATGTAG
- the LOC103100694 gene encoding uncharacterized protein LOC103100694 isoform X4 — protein sequence MRHLRLTGKPSGSPSTMGPVFFQKVGKAWPRFLLPVSLLILFLALVATEDHLVSTLKTLYEVEAPLSKKRILQTQGEGNTIESEFQDEPDSDSSEDEGSEDLGDEDEEEEEEEEDSPFQKTGGL from the exons ATGAGGCATCTCAGACTGACTGGAAAGCCCTCTGGGTCTCCAAGTACAATGGGTCCTGTCTTCTTTCAGAAAGTAGGCAAGGCTTGGCCCAG GTTCTTGCTACCTGTCTCTTTGCTGATCTTGTTTCTGGCTCTAGTGGCTACAGAAG ATCACTTGGTTTCCACTCTGAAGACTCTGTATGAAG TGGAAGCTCCGTTGTCAAAAAAGCGTATCCTGCAGACTCAGGGTGAGGGAAATACTATAGAGTCTGAGTTCCAAGATGAACCTGATTCTGACTCAAGCGAGGATGAAGGAAGTGAGGATCTTGGAGATGAGGATGAAG aagaagaggaagaggaagaggattcCCCCTTCCAGAAGACTGGAG GCCTATAA